In a single window of the Debaryomyces hansenii CBS767 chromosome A complete sequence genome:
- a CDS encoding DEHA2A05610p (similar to uniprot|P40464 Saccharomyces cerevisiae YIL134W FLX1 Protein required for transport of flavin adenine dinucleotide (FAD) from mitochondria): MAVEQASNGTMFSRRQVEIISGLVAGFSTTIVMHPLDLIKIRLQLSPEINTKRFKSLIDVISKINTSATTDFHQYKQAHHSSGIKSAILGRYKLPHTVLQYYRGIGPNIGGNIVGWSLYFTLYAEFKRLIDFSSPTANYFTSSTAAGVTTGLLTNPIWVLKTRILGTTRSDTGAYRSVTDGVKNMLQKEGIRSFWKGTIPGLFSVFQASLQFTFYDHFKQYQLSKKSSTTDTLSTGEYIASSAASKILSTIIAYPSQVIKSRLQNSTTEYKSVISTCKDVWHNEGHWRGFYKGVGTNMLRVVPATCITFVSYETAKDILSHM, translated from the coding sequence ATGGCTGTAGAACAGGCTAGCAATGGCACAATGTTCAGCAGAAGACAGGTTGAGATAATATCGGGGCTTGTAGCCGGGTTTTCGACCACCATCGTGATGCATCCATTAGACTTGATTAAAATAAGATTGCAGCTATCACCGGAAATCAACACCAAGCGATTCAAGTCATTGATAGATGTCATATCCAAGATCAATACGTCGGCAACTACTGATTTCCACCAATATAAACAAGCACATCATTCGTCAGGCATAAAAAGTGCTATTCTCGGGCGATATAAGCTCCCACATACGGTATTACAGTACTATAGGGGAATAGGACCTAATATCGGAGGAAACATCGTGGGGTGGTCATTATATTTCACATTGTATGCTGAATTTAAACGGttgattgatttttcaagtcCCACTGCCAACTACTTCACGTCGTCCACGGCAGCAGGAGTGACGACTGGATTATTGACCAATCCAATCTGGGTGTTGAAGACAAGAATATTGGGAACCACTAGGAGTGATACAGGTGCATACAGATCCGTCACCGATGGGGTAAAAAACATGCTACAGAAAGAAGGAATCCGCAGTTTCTGGAAGGGAACCATTCCCGGGTTGTTCCTGGTATTCCAGGCCAGTTTGCAATTTACCTTCTACGATCATTTCAAACAGTACCAGCTCTCCAAAAAATCTTCCACCACCGATACTTTATCCACGGGCGAGTACATTGCCTCGTCTGCTGCATCTAAGATCTTGAGTACCATAATCGCGTACCCGAGCCAGGTCATCAAGTCTAGACTACAGAACTCCACCACCGAATACAAATCTGTAATATCCACGTGTAAAGACGTCTGGCATAACGAGGGCCACTGGCGTGGATTCTACAAGGGTGTTGGCACCAATATGCTTCGGGTTGTGCCCGCCACTTGCATCACTTTCGTATCGTACGAGACAGCAAAGGATATATTGTCCCATATGTAA
- a CDS encoding DEHA2A05654p (similar to uniprot|P12695 Saccharomyces cerevisiae YNL071W LAT1 Dihydrolipoamide acetyltransferase component (E2) of pyruvate dehydrogenase complex) yields MSALIAASRSTMAFRAVACTKQYSAGYLQLARLYSSGKFPPHTVINMPALSPTMTQGNIGSWSKSVGDELHAGEAIAEIETDKASMDFEFQEDGYLAKILLGDGTKDVPVGKPIAVYVEESEDVQAFESFTAEDAGDASTEAKAPEPEKESKAEESKPEASEKKSKSESAPAQSKPVAGRIFASPLAKTIALDKGIALKNIKGSGPNGRIVAKDVENFKAPAAAAAAAPSATAAAYEDVPISNMRKTIATRLTQSTQESPSYIVQSQISVSKLLKLRQSLNAAADGRYKLSINDLLIKAIALANLRVPEANSAWLLDQGVIRTYSNVDVSVAVATPTGLITPIIKNAHTKGLSAISNEIKELGKKAKAGKLAPEEYQGGTITISNLGMNHAVNSFTSIINPPQSAIVAIGTVDKKAVPSNVNEQGFVFDDVMTITGTFDHRTVDGALGGEWIKALKTIVENPLEMLV; encoded by the coding sequence ATGAGTGCTTTAATCGCTGCGTCAAGATCTACCATGGCCTTCCGTGCCGTTGCTTGTACTAAACAATACAGTGCAGGGTATTTGCAATTAGCAAGATTATATTCATCAGGGAAATTTCCTCCTCATACCGTGATCAATATGCCAGCGTTATCACCAACAATGACTCAAGGTAACATTGGTAGTTGGAGTAAGAGTGTCGGTGACGAATTGCACGCGGGAGAAGCAATTGCTGAAATTGAAACTGATAAGGCCTCGATGGACTTTGAGTTTCAAGAGGACGGGTACTTGGCCAAGATTTTGTTAGGAGACGGAACCAAGGATGTTCCAGTGGGTAAGCCAATTGCTGTGTACGTTGAAGAGTCGGAAGATGTGCAAGCTTTCGAATCTTTCACCGCGGAAGATGCTGGCGATGCCAGCACTGAGGCCAAGGCACCAGAACCGGAAAAGGAATCCAAGGCAGAGGAATCGAAGCCAGAAGCCAGCGAAAAGAAATCGAAGTCCGAAAGCGCTCCAGCTCAATCCAAGCCAGTTGCGGGTAGAATTTTTGCTTCTCCATTGGCCAAGACCATCGCGTTGGACAAGGGTATCGCTTTGAAGAACATCAAGGGTTCAGGACCAAACGGTAGAATTGTGGCCAAGGATGTTGAAAACTTCAAGGCTCcagctgctgctgctgctgctgctcCATCGGCCACCGCTGCTGCTTACGAAGATGTTCCAATCTCAAACATGAGAAAGACCATTGCTACCAGATTAACCCAATCCACGCAAGAATCTCCTTCATACATCGTTCAATCGCAAATTTCTGTTTCTAAGTTGTTGAAGTTACGTCAATCTTTGAACGCCGCTGCTGACGGTAGATACAAGTTATCGATCAACGACTTGTTGATCAAGGCTATTGCATTAGCCAACTTGAGAGTTCCAGAAGCCAACTCGGCCTGGTTACTTGACCAAGGTGTCATTAGAACCTACTCCAACGTCGATGTTTCTGTCGCTGTTGCCACCCCAACTGGTTTAATCACTCCAATTATCAAGAATGCCCACACCAAGGGTTTGTCTGCTATCTCGAACGAAATTAAGGAATTAGGTAAGAAGGCCAAGGCTGGTAAGTTGGCTCCTGAAGAATACCAAGGTGGTACCATCACCATCTCTAACTTAGGTATGAACCACGCCGTCAACAGCTTCACCTCGATTATTAACCCTCCTCAATCAGCTATCGTTGCTATCGGTACTGTCGACAAGAAGGCTGTTCCATCTAACGTTAATGAACAAGGTTTCGTCTTTGATGATGTTATGACCATCACCGGTACTTTCGACCACAGAACTGTCGATGGTGCCCTTGGTGGTGAATGGATTAAAGCATTAAAGACTATTGTCGAAAATCCTTTAGAAATGTTAGtctaa
- a CDS encoding DEHA2A05698p (similar to uniprot|Q99210 Saccharomyces cerevisiae YOR111W) — MYFNHPLYDWLKQFQFVLASTSPRRLEILQKNLQIQDITIMPSNFEENLSKEEHTCQEYVSNTSLGKGQAVMKQLISQNGPSSVIVSSDTIITCNQEVFEKPQTKETQLEMFRKYCQHPDLEVITSVNVIKYDSATKDSIIKSAIEITKLRFNDELSDEFLQYYVDSEEGLHVAGGFKYQNLGCLLFKSIEGDYFNIVGLPARTTFQLLSDILQPIERF, encoded by the coding sequence ATGTATTTTAATCACCCGCTATACGACTGGTTGAAACAGTTTCAATTCGTGTTAGCGTCAACGTCGCCACGAAGATTGGAGATTCTCCAGAAGAACCTTCAAATCCAAGATATCACAATCATGCCATCAAACTTTGAGGAGAATCTACTGAAAGAAGAACACACTTGCCAGGAATACGTCTCCAATACGTCATTAGGAAAGGGTCAAGCGGTGATGAAGCAATTGATCTCGCAAAACGGACCCAGCTCAGTTATCGTGTCGTCCGACACCATTATCACTTGCAATCAGGAAGTATTCGAAAAGCCCCAGACGAAGGAAACACAGCTTGAAATGTTCCGGAAATATTGCCAGCACCCTGACTTGGAAGTTATAACGTCAGTGAATGTTATAAAGTACGATTCAGCCACGAAAGACTCGATCATAAAATCAGCCATCGAGATCACCAAGCTCAGGTTCAACGACGAATTGTCAGACGAATTCTTGCAATATTATGTTGATAGTGAAGAGGGCTTACATGTGGCAGGTGGCTTCAAGTACCAGAACTTGGGATGCTTGTTGTTTAAATCTATTGAGGGTGATTATTTCAACATTGTTGGTTTACCTGCTCGCACCACTTTCCAATTATTGTCTGACATTTTACAACCTATTGAGAGATTTTAG
- a CDS encoding DEHA2A05676p (similar to uniprot|Q12415 Saccharomyces cerevisiae YOR110w TFC7 TFIIIC (transcription initiation factor) subunit) gives MTLKTIYIARHGYRANWLPPPHPPNPTGIDSDPPLASHGIDQAKQLAGYLNSLPAKEQPQFILSSPFYRCVQTSEPICDMLSVPLVLERGVGEWYKKDRGIVPEPANYDVLKPFFSCLRDASEWDRDSTVGVIPSLDGESEEDIFARCVQFWKEFIPIFEAKYPEITTILIVTHAATKIALGMSLLKFHDVYEAIDNDNTVLRAGACSLDKYERGGDDWSIKMNGNCEFLLDGEEMNWNFHSAFEAGSDEDIKARRAEAKRKAEASNTKDKNFYVTIDVPMIGNSNLSQFEDVNQPASQSKQDSKENITSNSKQNYIKSSSHLQVTDLNNKTPLIKLSNSNVNTDNDSINNLSVIDGNIYQTNWTKLVGTELVFDDYGELIGSVREHLKCDENIKITSKNEKDKKDTDIADDDSDVKVKDEQTSFLLKAIKSAKRKEAEVEV, from the exons ATGACGTTGAAAACCATATATATTGCCAGACATGGGTATAGAGCAAACTGGTTGCCGCCTCCACATCCTCCAAATCCTACTGGTATCGATAGTGACCCGCCATTGGCATCCCACGGAATCGATCAAGCTAAACAATTAGCCGGATATCTTAACTCATTACCTGCCAAAGAGCAACCGCAGTTTATATTATCGTCTCCATTCTACAGATGTGTTCAAACTAGTGAGCCAATTTGTGATATGCTTTCCGTGCCATTGGTATTGGAACGTGGTGTTGGTGAATGGTATAAGAAAGACCGTGGTATTGTCCCTGAACCAGCCAATTACGACGTGTTAAAGCCgttcttttcttgtttaCGAGATGCCAGTGAATGGGATAGGGACTCGACTGTTGGTGTTATTCCTTCGTTGGACGGTGAATCggaagaagatatttttgCCAGATGTGTGCAATTCTGGAAAGAGTTCATACCTATTTTTGAAGCGAAGTATCCAGAGATCACCACTATATTAATAGTCACTCATGCAGCTACCAAGATTGCTCTCGGTATGTCGTTACTTAAGTTCCACGACGTGTACGAAGCAATCGATAACGACAACACAGTGTTGAGAGCAGGTGCATGCTCCTTGGATAAGTACGAAAGAGGAGGTGATGATTGGTCGATTAAGATGAACGGGAATTGCGAATTCTTGTTAGATGGTGAAGAAATGAACTGGAACTTCCACTCAGCATTTGAAGCTGGTTCcgatgaagatattaagGCGAGACGAGCGGAAGCCAAAAGAAAGGCAGAAGCGAGCAACACCAAAGA CAAGAATTTTTATGTAACAATAGATGTACCAATGATCGGTAATTCGAACCTTTCACAATTTGAAGACGTTAATCAACCGGCTTCCCAGTCGAAGCAGGATTCGAAGGAAAATATAACCTCCAACTCAAAACAGAACTatattaaatcatcatcacaTCTTCAAGTCACCGATTTGAACAACAAAACTCCATTGATTAAATTGTCTAATAGTAACGTCAACACTGATAACGATTCTATCAATAACCTATCAGTGATAGATGGGAATATCTATCAAACGAATTGGACAAAACTAGTGGGGACCGAATTGGTTTTTGATGACTACGGTGAATTAATTGGAAGTGTAAGAGAGCATTTGAAATGCGATGAAAACATAAAGATCACGTCCAAGAATGAAAAGGACAAGAAGGACACGGATATAGCTGACGATGACAGCGACGTCAAGGTTAAAGATGAACAAACTTCTTTCTTGTTAAAGGCCATTAAATCTGCTAAGAGAAAAGAAGCAGAAGTGGAAGTGTAA
- a CDS encoding DEHA2A05588p (similar to uniprot|P53507 Saccharomyces cerevisiae YNL070W TOM7 Involved in mitochondrial protein import) — MASPNYQITLSDESKERITKVLEYSKTIAHYGFIPFVLYLGWSATPNRPSLFNLLSPFPSA, encoded by the coding sequence ATGGCATCTCCAAACTACCAAATCACCTTATCCGATGAATCGAAGGAAAGAATCACCAAGGTTTTGGAATACTCCAAGACTATTGCTCACTACGGGTTCATTCCATTTGTTTTGTACTTGGGATGGTCAGCCACCCCAAACAGAccatcattattcaactTGTTGAGTCCTTTCCCATCTGCTTAA
- a CDS encoding DEHA2A05720p (similar to uniprot|P53927 Saccharomyces cerevisiae YNL110C NOP15 Constituent of 66S pre-ribosomal particles), with translation MGKFSNNKKQNADKKIEDIEKDLQLPESSEEELSGEEEGAEIGDESDEDSEELEGFSSDSDEEDDVDDKETKQHSTTKTSPTEKHIQASGHTVTKKKAVSAASNPTKSKRGVIYVGRIPHGFYEAEMKKYFTQFGDITRLRLSRNKKTGKSKHYGFIEFAHHNVAKVAAETMNNYLLFGHLLKVHLVEDPNIHEDLFQGANMKYKVIPWKKIGQNKNDAARSKEKWDTLSQKWSKKRALKQKQLSDKGIDFDLSTI, from the coding sequence ATGGGTAAatttagtaataataagaagCAAAACGCTGATAAGAAGATCGAAGATATCGAGAAGGACTTACAATTGCCCGAATCtagtgaagaagaattgtcaggcgaagaagaaggtgCCGAGATCGGCGATGAGAGCGATGAGGATagtgaagaattggaaGGATTTTCCAGCGACAGtgacgaagaagacgaCGTAGATGACAAAGAGACTAAACAGCATTCCACTACAAAGACCAGCCCCACAGAAAAACACATACAGGCTTCCGGACACACGGTGACTAAAAAGAAGGCCGTTAGTGCAGCCTCCAACCCAACCAAGAGCAAAAGAGGTGTCATATACGTCGGACGCATTCCCCACGGGTTCTACGAAGCCGAAATGAAGAAGTATTTCACACAGTTTGGAGACATCACCCGTTTGAGATTGTCGAGAAACAAAAAGACTGGTAAGTCGAAGCACTATGGGTTCATCGAATTTGCCCACCATAACGTGGCCAAGGTCGCGGCCGAGACCATGAACAACTACCTCTTGTTCGGTCACTTGTTAAAGGTCCACTTGGTCGAAGATCCTAACATTCACGAAGACTTGTTCCAAGGTGCCAACATGAAATACAAGGTGATTCCATGGAAAAAAATCGGCCAGAACAAGAACGATGCCGCAAGATCAAAGGAAAAATGGGACACATTGTCGCAAAAATGGTCCAAGAAGAGAGCTCTCAAACAAAAACAGTTATCGGACAAGGGTATCGACTTTGACTTGTCAACTATATAG
- a CDS encoding DEHA2A05566p (similar to uniprot|Q12271 Saccharomyces cerevisiae YOR109w INP53 Phosphatidylinositol 4 5-bisphosphate 5-phosphatase or uniprot|P50942 Saccharomyces cerevisiae YNL106c PIE3 Phosphatidylinositol 4 5-bisphosphate 5-phosphatase), whose product MMKVVYKENPRTICIRSDTHSLCFEELNTNRSKHLLKESAVAVELLPNDQITKENGFKPLLKKEVFGCLGLISIDKKAFLAVITGAMTDVAHPVVYESVDKIYSVDFVSLSSDEWDFVSFDTSGLPLASTADEFEAENNYAREPHPCHEMQKLLSNGSFYYSNDFDLTSLIQNRGIQNLRLHHEKEGVRKINLEHYSEEYMWNSFMMCEIFEFRSKLDSYVQSTLDDNRFLTTVIRGFAKTVNLNSSGESMTIISKQSWKRAGTRFNARGIDDNGNVANFVETEFIFNQPTREQITSFTQIRGSVPTFWEQDSTLINPKITLTRSLEATQPIFNKHFTEICQKYGVCHIINLLSKTKPAEVQVSRRYKQLYTGSNRRDEMAFSEFDFHHETKQSSGGFAGATKILPMLYDSLENFGWFVYDSDQGETVTRQDGVFRTNCLDCLDRTNLIQQVICQSILEHTLQNQRGSREGNHERYAVEDLVNKHNTLWADHGDAISQIYTGTNALKSSFSRSGKMNFAGALSDVTKSVSRMYQNTFLDSKKQSTMDLLLGYDAQNSLPVRIYDPINEFVQEKLHGEAGSFTTWNDINIFVGTFNVNAAVPHGKVDLASFLFPPENTEIELPDVYAIGLQEVIELNAGSILSSDSSKPSLWAKLLETQLNSQGEPYLLLRTESIASMSLFLFVKKSQVHKVTQVAGSSKKTGLGGIAANKGACGVRFEFGSTSFVLVTSHLAAGTTALVERYNDYMTIMSGLTFTRNFTIKDHDHIIWFGDLNYRVSLPNDQCRYFIENGAFDELTAVDQLNQEMTRKGAFYGFKEGAIKFYPTYKFDKGTSNYDSSEKQRIPSWTDRVLYMTSKGVDPIKQLNYNSCMNIVVSDHKPVYSTLKSRVKFVDEDKKIKLSKHLYDIYKKEHGDIGEVSLLELSDSMTSSSKPSSLNSDSGFSMDTLSEMNLLDDADTDAPKLPARPMERTNTLPKRIPPPRMSRKQISSDQTKTASNAFPRKLPPTPYNQEVLVPSPSKSISNPLSRSPTASTSASTPPPPPPSRKVGNPVKPPIGFSSTPLISSRSNSATPSRGSPISTPSTTGNEQNQEHPKLNPIVPTKPASLASSKTKSSSSEATSASYIPNSTPATSARSTSSDGNGKSMSEWKPLMPS is encoded by the coding sequence ATGATGAAGGTAGTTTACAAAGAAAATCCACGTACAATTTGTATACGTTCGGATACACATTCGCTATGCTTTGAGGAACTAAATACCAATAGATCCAAACATTTGCTCAAGGAATCGGCCGTCGCTGTTGAATTATTGCCCAACGACCAGATAACCAAGGAGAACGGATTTAAgccattattgaaaaaagaagTATTTGGATGTTTGGGTCTAATAAGCATTGATAAGAAGGCATTTTTGGCGGTAATTACGGGAGCGATGACCGACGTGGCCCATCCCGTGGTTTATGAGTCGGTAGATAAGATTTATTCGGTGGATTTTGTCTCATTGTCGAGTGATGAATGGGACTTTGTTAGTTTTGATACGTCGGGACTTCCATTGGCTTCAACTGCAGACGAATTTGAGGCGGAAAATAATTATGCCAGAGAGCCACATCCATGTCATGAGATGCAGAAGCTTTTGTCGAACGGGTCGTTCTACTATTccaatgattttgatttgacGTCGTTGATACAAAATAGAGGTATCCAGAACTTGAGACTACACCACGAAAAGGAGGGTGTGAGAAAGATCAATCTCGAACATTACCTGGAAGAATACATGTGGAATTCATTTATGATGTGCGAGATATTCGAATTCAGGTCTAAATTGGACTCGTACGTGCAATCTACCTTGGACGACAATAGGTTTTTGACTACGGTTATCAGGGGTTTTGCCAAAACGGTCAATTTGAACTCATCGGGTGAAAGTATGACCATCATATCCAAACAATCGTGGAAACGGGCTGGGACTAGGTTCAATGCCCGTGGTATAGATGATAACGGTAATGTGGCCAATTTTGTGGAAACTGagttcattttcaatcagCCGACCCGTGAACAAATAACATCGTTTACTCAGATTAGGGGGTCTGTACCCACATTTTGGGAACAGGACCTGACTTTAATTAATCCAAAGATTACTCTTACAAGGTCTCTTGAGGCAACACAGCCAATTTTTAATAAGCATTTTACCGAAATATGTCAAAAGTACGGTGTTTGccatattataaatttgcTATCAAAGACTAAACCTGCTGAGGTTCAAGTCCTGCGCCGTTATAAACAGTTATATACTGGGTCCAATCGCCGGGATGAGATGGCATTCAgtgaatttgatttccATCATGAAACAAAGCAACTGAGTGGTGGTTTTGCGGGAGCAACGAAAATTTTGCCTATGCTTTATGATTCTTTAGAGAATTTTGGATGGTTTGTTTACGATTCTGACCAAGGTGAAACAGTCACCAGGCAAGATGGCGTCTTTCGGACTAATTGCTTGGATTGTTTGGACCGTACCAATTTGATTCAACAAGTTATTTGTCAAAGCATTTTGGAACATACCTTGCAGAATCAACGCGGTAGTCGTGAGGGCAATCATGAGCGTTACGCTGTGGAAGACCTCGTTAACAAGCATAACACCCTTTGGGCGGATCATGGTGATGCTATATCACAAATTTATACCGGAACAAACGCTCTaaaatcttctttctcaAGATCAGGTAAGATGAATTTTGCAGGAGCTCTTTCCGATGTTACAAAATCCGTCTCTAGAATGTACCAGAACACATTTTTGGACTCTAAAAAGCAATCGACTatggatttattattggGTTATGATGCACAAAATTCCTTACCTGTTAGAATATATGATCCAATCAACGAATTTGTTCAAGAAAAGTTGCATGGCGAAGCGGGGTCATTTACAACATGGAACGATATAAACATATTTGTTGGTACTTTTAATGTGAATGCTGCTGTACCCCATGGTAAAGTTGACTTGGCCAGCTTTCTCTTCCCACCAGAAAACACTGAAATTGAACTTCCAGATGTATATGCGATTGGTTTACAAGAGGTAATAGAGTTAAATGCGGGTTCAATTTTAAGTTCTGACTCGTCCAAACCATCCTTATGGGCAAAATTATTGGAGACCCAATTAAATTCTCAAGGAGAACCTTACTTACTATTGAGAACCGAATCAATTGCGTCAATGTCGCTTTTCTTGTTCGTTAAGAAGAGTCAAGTCCATAAAGTAACACAGGTGGCTGGTTCATCCAAGAAGACTGGTTTAGGTGGTATTGCCGCTAACAAAGGAGCTTGTGGTGTGAGGTTCGAGTTTGGACTGACCTCATTTGTATTGGTTACTTCTCATTTGGCGGCAGGTACAACAGCTCTAGTTGAAAGatataatgattatatGACTATTATGTCTGGCTTAACTTTTACAAGAAATTTTACAATTAAAGACCATGACCATATTATATGGTTTGGTGATTTGAATTATCGTGTATCGTTGCCTAATGACCAATGTAGGTactttattgaaaatggagCATTTGATGAACTAACGGCAGTGGACcaattaaatcaagaaatgACTCGTAAAGGGGCATTCTATGGTTTCAAAGAAGGAGCTATTAAGTTCTACCCTACATACAAATTTGATAAGGGAACATCGAACTATGACTCGTCCGAAAAACAAAGAATACCATCATGGACAGATAGAGTCTTGTACATGACTTCCAAGGGAGTCGATCCaataaaacaattaaattataattcatGCATGAACATAGTTGTAAGTGACCACAAACCCGTATATTCTACACTCAAAAGCAGAGtaaaatttgttgatgaagataagaaaaTCAAGCTTTCAAAGCATTTATACGATATTTACAAGAAGGAGCATGGCGATATAGGTGAAGTTTCACTATTGGAATTATCAGACAGCATGACCCTGTCGTCAAAACCTTCGTCGTTAAATTCAGATTCAGGCTTTTCTATGGATACCTTATCAGAAATGAATCTTCTTGATGATGCTGATACAGATGCTCCAAAATTGCCAGCACGTCCTATGGAACGTACAAACACATTACCGAAGAGAATTCCTCCCCCACGAATGAGCAGAAAACAAATCTCCCTGGACCAAACAAAAACAGCTTCAAATGCATTCCCAAGGAAACTACCGCCAACACCATATAACCAAGAAGTGCTCGTTCCAAGCCCTTCAAAGTCTATATCAAATCCATTGCTGCGTTCTCCAACTGCATCTACGTCAGCATCCACGCCACCACCTCCTCCACCATCAAGAAAAGTGGGTAATCCAGTGAAGCCTCCAATTGGGTTCTCTAGTACTCCACTTATCTCCAGTAGATCGAATTCTGCTACTCCATCCAGAGGCTCACCTATTTCAACACCATCTACCACTGGAAATGAGCAGAATCAAGAACATCCAAAGCTCAATCCTATTGTTCCAACCAAACCAGCGTCGTTAGCGTCATCTAAAACCAAGTCGTCATCGCTGGAAGCTACATCTGCATCTtatattccaaattcaaCACCTGCTACTTCGGCAAGAAGTACATCTTCTGACGGCAATGGCAAGCTGATGTCGGAATGGAAACCATTGATGCCTAGTTAG
- a CDS encoding DEHA2A05632p (similar to uniprot|P53942 Saccharomyces cerevisiae YNL072W RNH201 Ribonuclease H2 catalytic subunit) codes for MVLMTLFLITPASRPRDMTESKRKPLSDSEEVDQVATKKRKLEQENSPGNNAWVPPSITDISEPLNFDSSTYHSAIPREIKADITAPVVLGVDEAGRGPVLGPMVYGIAYSLESYSKDLQTKYGFADSKTLKDDKRRQLFQMIENEDHELHGHVGWATTTMTAKDISSGMLQTVLGKGSYNLNEQAHDTTIQLIKQVLAKGVNVTKVFVDTVGPPASYQAKLSKIFPTVAITVAKKADSIYPIVSTASVVAKVTRDLNLHFYNIHLPLIHNHALGSGYPSDPNTSKWLHANVDRVFGWCFGLVRFSWQTSKDSLEKNNAVPVVYEAQCIKEDSGYHDVGDFFSSSDSPAANSGPDSSAPSLTIDSSYYGSTNVSL; via the coding sequence ATGGTGTTGATGACCTTGTTCCTTATAACACCAGCTAGTAGACCCAGGGATATGACAGAAAGTAAGCGAAAGCCGCTATCAGATTCAGAAGAGGTCGACCAAGTCGCTACTAAAAAACGAAAGCTCGAACAGGAAAATAGCCCTGGAAATAATGCCTGGGTCCCTCCATCGATCACAGATATAAGCGAACCGTTGAACTTCGACTCGTCCACGTACCATTCGGCCATTCCACGAGAAATAAAGGCAGACATTACAGCCCCGGTGGTGCTTGGGGTCGACGAGGCCGGAAGGGGTCCCGTGTTGGGTCCTATGGTGTACGGAATTGCATATTCGCTCGAATCGTACCTGAAGGACTTGCAAACAAAGTACGGGTTTGCCGATTCTAAGACGCTAAAGGACGACAAAAGACGCCAATTATTCCAGATGatagaaaatgaagacCATGAGCTACACGGACATGTTGGGTGGGCTACCACCACCATGACGGCCAAGGACATCTCTAGTGGCATGCTCCAGACCGTGTTGGGCAAAGGATCGTACAATTTGAACGAACAGGCCCACGATACCACCATCCAGTTGATAAAACAGGTGCTCGCCAAGGGAGTCAACGTTACCAAGGTGTTTGTCGATACCGTGGGTCCCCCGGCGTCGTACCAGGCCAAATTGCTGAAGATCTTCCCCACCGTCGCCATCACCGTCGCCAAAAAGGCCGACAGCATCTATCCCATCGTCAGTACGGCCTCTGTCGTGGCCAAGGTCACCCGTGATCTCAATCTACACTTCTACAACATCCATTTGCCCCTTATACACAACCATGCCCTAGGTTCGGGCTACCCTTCCGACCCTAACACCAGCAAGTGGCTCCACGCCAACGTCGACCGTGTGTTCGGCTGGTGTTTTGGCCTCGTCCGTTTCTCGTGGCAGACGTCCAAAGACAGCTTGGAGAAGAATAATGCGGTTCCTGTCGTCTACGAGGCCCAATGTATCAAAGAAGACTCTGGTTATCACGACGTGGGTGACTTCTTCCTGTCTTCCGACTCCCCGGCCGCCAATTCTGGCCCCGATTCTTCTGCACCGTCGCTCACAATCGATTCCCTGTACTACGGCTCGACAAACGTTCTGCTCTAG